The genomic interval CCACGTGACCGTCCAATTGTTGACCTTCATGGCGACACGGTATTGTTATACGATTCTATACGCCTGTGACATCTATTTATATATAACTTAGGGATCTTTGGGGCATCACATGCGATTTGTTCACGTTATTCATGCTTTTCTTCAAAATGGCCTAAAGTTTGCAAATTCGTGGTCGATGACTTGGATATGCGCTGCCGCGAAATGAATCGAACCGAAACGAAGCGCGCGTGACCCCAGCACCGGAAAAGCCAATGGCCATAAAAACAAATCTTAGCGCATCATATCCAATGGCACAATATATTGTTGTGTCAAAAAGTGTCACACAATATGGCCTAAATAAACAAAATTATATATAAATTATGCATAATTTCACTTGACACCCAAATTTGCTTCAATGAGGATAAAGCTAACATCAGAGTATCGTTAAAGGAGATGGTTTTGGTCGATGGCCAATACGCAAATTCTAAAATACGGATAGGCAAAAAATTGAACATGGCTAAGAATTCATTAAAAAAAATTCGCGAATCTCTTTTGATGAGCAAATCCGAATTAGCCAGAGAAGCAAATGTGTCACCGATCACCATTACGCGAATCGAGCAGGGAAAACCTTGTCGGATGGAAACCAAGCGTAAGATATTACTGGCCCTTGGATACGGTTTGTCGGACGCGAAAAAAATCTTTGGCGAGTGAGAGTAGACTATGTTTGGTACCAAGAATCGATTGGTGGGACTCGATATCGGCTCCAAGGCCATTAAGGCTGCCGAGATAATCGAAGGCAAAAAAGGCTACACCCTGTCCAAATTCGGGATGATCGACATCGCACCGGGTTTGATCGAAGACGGCGCCATCAAGGACCCGGAGGCGGTGGCGGAAGTGTTGCGTAACCTTTTCAAATCCTATGGCATCAAAAACCATAGCGTGGCCATCTCCATTGGCGGCTATTCGGTGATCGTTAAGAAGATCAGCGTGCAAACCGCCAGCGAGGAGCAGCTTCAGGACACCATCCACTTCGAGGCCGAGCAATATATTCCCTTCGATATCAACGACGTCAATCTCGACTTCCAAATTCTGGGCGAAAGCGAAAACAATCCCAACCAGATGAATGTGCTTCTGGTGGCCGCCAAGAAAGAGATGGTCAACGACTATGTCCATCTGGCCGAACTGGCCGGACTGGAGCCGCGCGTCATCGATGTGGACGCTTTCGCCTTGCAGAATGTCTTTGAAATCAACTACGAGCCCCAGTCCGATGAGAATATCGCCTTGATCGACATCGGGGCCAGCAAAACTTCTCTGAACATTCTCAAGGGGGGCATTTCGGTCTTCATGCGCGATGTGTCCCTTGGTTGCGGGCAGATCAATCAGAAAATCGCCAACTTGATCGATTGCTCCAGCGAAGAGTCCGAGGCGATCAAATTCGGTGAAGGCAGCGACAAAATTTCGGCCGAGGACCTTTCGGATATCATCTCGTCGGTGGTCACAGATTGGTGCACGGAGATCAGACGGGCCCTGGACTTTTTCTACTCCACCTACCCCGACGATCATATCAAGAAAATCGTTCTCAGCGGCGGCGGCGGCAATATCCAGGAACTGCGTCAACTGCTGGCGGTGGAGACGTCGGCCGAGGTGAGTACCATCAACCCGTTCCAGCATTTTTATGTCGACAGTGAAAAATTCGATACCGAGTATCTTGAAAAAATCGCCCCCCAGGCATCCATTTGCATGGGGCTGGCCACCCGCAAAATGGATGACAAATGATACGCATCAATTTACTTCCATATCGTGCAGCCCGGAAAAAAGAGAACATTCGCTACCAGGTGAATGTGTTCCTTATGTCGGTGGTTTTTGTGGGCCTGCTGATCTTTTGGGCCAACTCCTATCTCAACGGAAAGGTGGATGACCTCAATAGCGAGATCGCCAGCACCCGCGAACAGGTGGCCAAATATCAGCAGATCAACAAAGAGATCGAAGAGATCAAGAAGAATCTGGCCGTCCTGGACAAGAAGATCCAGGTGATCGAATCGCTGGAAAGGGACCGCAAGGCGCCCGTTGAAAACCTGGATGCGCTCTATCAGGTCGTGGTGGAGAAACGCATGTGGTACACCCAGGTCGAGGAGCAAGGCGGTGGCTTCAAGGTGAGCGGCATCGCCGTGGACAACCAGACCGTGGCCGACTACATGACGCGCGTCGAAAAGTCGGAGCGATTTCAGGCGGTGCGTCTGGCGGCGATCAAGCATCAGACGATCAAGGCCGGAAAAGAGCTGAGCCTCAAGCAGTTCGATGTCAACTTTCAGGTAAAGCCACCCGAACAAGCGACCGGTGAGGTTAAACAGAAATGAAAAAAGGCAACACGTCAAGCAGCGCACTGACGTCCCTGTTTGAAAAGATTGAAGGGTTGAGCAAACCCCAGCGCATCGGCATTTATGCGGGTGTCCTGGTGGTGATCATCGGGTTGTCGATCTGGCTGCTTCTCTATCCCAAGTACGACAAAATCGGCACCTTGGAAAAACAGCTCGCTTCGGTTCAACAGGAGCTGGCCAAGGCCAAAAAGAATGCGGCCGAGCTCAACGACTGGCGCAACAAGATGAAGCATAAAGAGGCCCAGTACAAACAGGTGATGCGGGCCCTGCCGGAAAACGAGGAGATTCCCTCGCTTATCACCGGTATTTCCCAGGCAGGTAAGGATGCCGGATTGGAATTTCTGCTCTTTCAACCCAAACCGGAGAGCCGCAAGGATTTTTATGCCGAGATTCCCGTGGATATCAGCGTGACCGGTACCTATCACCAAATGGTGGTATTCATGGATAAGGTCGCCAACCTGCCGCGCATTGTCAATGTCCGGAATATCAAGATGGCACCCCAATCTAAAAAAGACGGGGGCAACACCTTGACCACGGTCTGCCAGGCCGTGACATACAAATTTGTCGAACAAGCCCCTGTGCAACCCAAAAAGGGCGGAACCAAGAAGAAAAAGAGATAGGTGACGGCGAATATGAAGAGGCAACTGATGGTACTGCTGTTCAGGTGGGGAGCGATCTTGATGCTGATCAGCCTGCTCGGATGCGGCGAGAAGGCGCCTCCAGCCCCCCAGCCCAAAGCCACGAGCAAGAAGATTTCGGTGAAGCCGACACCGGTTCCGGC from Desulfatitalea tepidiphila carries:
- a CDS encoding helix-turn-helix transcriptional regulator encodes the protein MVDGQYANSKIRIGKKLNMAKNSLKKIRESLLMSKSELAREANVSPITITRIEQGKPCRMETKRKILLALGYGLSDAKKIFGE
- the pilM gene encoding type IV pilus assembly protein PilM, whose protein sequence is MFGTKNRLVGLDIGSKAIKAAEIIEGKKGYTLSKFGMIDIAPGLIEDGAIKDPEAVAEVLRNLFKSYGIKNHSVAISIGGYSVIVKKISVQTASEEQLQDTIHFEAEQYIPFDINDVNLDFQILGESENNPNQMNVLLVAAKKEMVNDYVHLAELAGLEPRVIDVDAFALQNVFEINYEPQSDENIALIDIGASKTSLNILKGGISVFMRDVSLGCGQINQKIANLIDCSSEESEAIKFGEGSDKISAEDLSDIISSVVTDWCTEIRRALDFFYSTYPDDHIKKIVLSGGGGNIQELRQLLAVETSAEVSTINPFQHFYVDSEKFDTEYLEKIAPQASICMGLATRKMDDK
- a CDS encoding PilN domain-containing protein — translated: MIRINLLPYRAARKKENIRYQVNVFLMSVVFVGLLIFWANSYLNGKVDDLNSEIASTREQVAKYQQINKEIEEIKKNLAVLDKKIQVIESLERDRKAPVENLDALYQVVVEKRMWYTQVEEQGGGFKVSGIAVDNQTVADYMTRVEKSERFQAVRLAAIKHQTIKAGKELSLKQFDVNFQVKPPEQATGEVKQK
- a CDS encoding type 4a pilus biogenesis protein PilO — protein: MKKGNTSSSALTSLFEKIEGLSKPQRIGIYAGVLVVIIGLSIWLLLYPKYDKIGTLEKQLASVQQELAKAKKNAAELNDWRNKMKHKEAQYKQVMRALPENEEIPSLITGISQAGKDAGLEFLLFQPKPESRKDFYAEIPVDISVTGTYHQMVVFMDKVANLPRIVNVRNIKMAPQSKKDGGNTLTTVCQAVTYKFVEQAPVQPKKGGTKKKKR